TCGGCGTCGGAAACATCGCCACCACCTTCATCTACGCGGCGCTCTCGATCGGCGGCCTGATCGTGGTGCTCTTCCTGCAGCAGGTGGCGGGATTCCCGGCCACCTTCGCCGCCCTGGCCACGCTGCCCATCAGCATCCTGAACATCGCGCTCTCCAGCTGGTTCGGATCCCTCGCGGGACGTTACGGACCGCGGTGGTTCATGGCCCTGGGCCCGATCCTGGGTGGCGCGGGGTATCTGCTCATGGTCACGACCCGCATGCCGGTGGACTACTGGACCCAGCTGCTGCCGGGCATCCTGCTGTTCGGCTTCGGCCTCTCCGTGACGGTGGCCCCGCTGACGGCGGCGATCCTCGGCTCGGTGTCGGAGGAGCAATCGGGCATCGGCTCAGCGGTGAACAACGCCGTCGCACGGGTGGCCGGTCTGGTGGGCGTTGCCGTGCTCGGTCTCATCGTGGGGCCGACGCTGGACCTCGACGGCTTCCACCGGGTCCTCCTCGTCACGGCGCTTCTGCTGGTGGTGGGCGGTCTGGTCTCCGCGGTGGGCATCCGCAATCCCACCCGTCCAGGAGCCGGCTGACGGCGCGGCCGCCGCCAGTCGATAAACTTCTCGTATGACTGCCCTCGACGCCGCCGCTGCCCGCGCCCGCCTGCTCGACCTCATCAAGGAACTCGCCGTGGTCCACGGCAAGGTGACCCTCTCCAGTGGCAAGGAGGCCGACTACTACGTCGACCTGCGCCGCATCACCCTGCACCACGAGGCCTCCCGCCTGGTGGGCCAGGTCATGCTCCAGCTGCTGGACGACGCCGGCATCGAGTTCGAGACCGCGGGCGGCCTGACCATGGGCGCCGACCCCGTGGGCACCGCGCTCATGCACGCCGCCGGCGACGCGGGCCGCTCCATCGACGCCTTCGTGGTCCGCAAGGCCCAGAAGTCCTACGGCATGGGCCGCCAGGTGGAAGGCCCGGGCGTCGACGGCCGCGATGTCGTGGTCCTCGAGGACACCTCCACCACCGGCGGCTCCGCGCTGACCGCCATCGAGGGCGTCCGCAACGCGGGCGGCAACGTCAAGGCCGTGGCCGTGATCGTGGACCGCAACACCGGCGCCAAGGAAAAGATCGAAGCCGAGGCGGGCGTCCCCTACCTGTTCGCCTTCTCCAAGGATGAACTCGGACTCGACTGATCTCCCGCCTCCTGTGCCCGGGCCTGACGGTCCGGGCACAGGGCGCGACGACGACGGCGCGGCCCGCCGTCGCGATCTCGCGTCCCTGCTGCGCACCGCCGGCCGCATGCGCCGGTTCTCGCGGCGGAGTTTCCTCTGGCTGGGCGGCGCCTCCGCGTTCCTCGCCGCGGATCTCGCCTACACGAGAGCCATCGCCGAGCAGCGACGGCAGACCACCATCCTCACCCTCGGTGACGACGCGCCCGGGGACGCCCCTCCCGACGCGGGCTGGTACCTCCTCCCCGGTTTCAAGACCAGCTGGGACGAGGCCCTGTTCATCCTGACGACCCTCAAACCGGCGATCGGCCGCTGGGGGCGGATGGCGGCGGTCGGCTATTCGAATCTCGGCCTGTCCGTCCATGACGTGGTGGACGCCATCGCCGCGTCGACGCGGGTCCGGGGGATCCGCCACGTGTTCCTCTACGGGCACAGTTTCGGCGGGATGCTCGCGGTGCAGACGGCGGTGCTCCTGTGGGAGCGGCATCAGATCCAGGTGCGGTTCATCCTGCTCGACTCGAGCCCCGCGAGCCGTTATGACGTGCTGGACCAGGACTCGTTCGGCGGCGTGGTCTACAGCTACGAACAGGGCGTGCCGATCCCCACGATCGTCCGCGGCGGGTACGAGCTGGGGGAGCGGATCGTCAACAAACACGAGCGGACCTGGCGGCAGATCCTGGAACAGACGGCCGAGCAGCTGAGCCCGCTGGCGCCGTCGTCGTTCCTCATCCAGAGCGAGGCGGCCTACGTGTATGACTTCGACGTGCGCTCGCTGGCCGAGCGGCTGTCCTACACGAGCCTGGTGTTCATCGGGAATCCCGGGGACGGCACGGTGGACTACTACACGGCCCGGCAGGGCTGGCGGAACGCGTTCCCGTCCCAGCTGCTCAGTTCCGACATCGAGACCCGGGGTGCGGTCCCGGCCCATGCGAGCCCACAGTGGAGCCCGCAGGTGTACCACCCGATCCTCGAGCAGATCATGAATCGCTACTTCCCGCTGTGACCGCAGGCGGGCGCACTGTGACGGGCACACTGTCGCGTTCGGCCCCGACTACCCGCCGGAGCGGGCGCACCGGTAACTTTGGTACATGGCAAACAACCTTGATGATTCCGGGGTGGACGTCCTCCCCGAGCCCGAACGCGAAGTCCTCACCTGGGACACCTTCGGCGACGCGTCGCGTGAGCTGGCCCAGACCGTGGTGGACAGCGGGTTCCAGCCGGACGTGGTGGTGGCGATCGCCCGCGGCGGCCTGCTCCTGGCCGGGTCCATCGCCTACGCCCTCGGGGCCAAGGCCTGTGGCGCCCTGAACGTGGAGTTCTACACCGGGATCGGCACCGTGCTGCCGGAGCCCGTGGTGCTGCCGCCCATGCTGGACGAGGGCGCGCTGAGCGGCAAGAAGGTGCTCCTGGTGGACGACGTCTCCGACTCCGGCCGCACCCTGGCCAAGGTGGTCGACCTGATCGGTGACTGGGGCGCCGAGGTCAAGACCGTCTGCCTCTACACCAAGCCCCGCACTATCCTGGCGCCGGACTTCGAGTGGCGCCGCACGGACAAGTGGATCACCTTCCCGTGGTCCTCCCTGCCCCCGGTCGAGCCGACGGTCTGACCGCTGGGTTCAAGCCTCTGAGCACCGGGCCTCTGAGCACTGGGCCTCTGAGCACTGGGCCTCAGAGCACGACGGCGGGCCGGCCTCCGGTCCGCCGTCGCGCTCTCACGAGCGCATCTCTCATGAGCACATCCCTGACGAACTCATCCCTGAGGAGGGCGGTATGAGCATTTCCGGGCAGCCCCTGCCGAACGGCGTGATCCCGTACGTCGAGTACCACCAGGGGGAGCGGCGCCTGCTGACCCTTCAGGTGACCACTCAGAACGTGATGGCCTCGGGCCGGTTCCGGCCGGTGGTGAGCATCGACGGGCGCAGTTACGTGGTGTTCTGGGGGTACATGACCTTCGAGATCCCGGCGGACCGGTCCTGCCACGTCAGCGTATATGTCCAGGCCGACTACATGACGCAGACGGCCTCCCTGCTGCTGCCCCCGGGGCGGGACGTCACACTCGCCTATGCGACCGACTTCGCCACGGGCCTGGGCAGGCTGGGGCCCGCGGCCTGAGCCGTCCCGGACAGCCCGGCGCGAGTCGGCCCGGCCGGCTCAGATCCCGCACGGCCCAGATCCGGCCCGGCTCAGATCTGGTCGACAAGCGCCGCGACGCTCGTGAGGACCTGGTTGGGCCGGAACGGGTAGGAGCTGATCTCGTCGCTCCGGGTGATGCCGGAGAGCACGAGCACCGTGTGCAGGCCGGCCTCCATGCCCGCCACGATGTCGGTGTCCATGCGGTCGCCGATCATGGCCGTGGTCTCGGAGTGGGCGTCGATGCGGTTCATGGCCGAGCGGAACATCATCGGATTGGGCTTGCCCACGATGTACGGTTCGCGGCCCGTGGCTTTGGTGATGAGCGCGGCGATGGCGCCCGTGGCCGGCATGGGGCCTTCCTTCGAGGGGCCGGTGGCGTCCGGGTTGGTCGCGATGAACCGCGCGCCCGCCAGGATGAGGCGGATGGCCATGGTGATCGCTTCGAAGGAGTAGGTCCGGGTCTCGCCGAGCACCACGAAGTCCGGGTCCTGATCGGTGAGGATGAAGCCTGCCTCGTGGAGCGCCGTCGTCAGTCCGGCCTCACCGATCGTGTAGGCGCGGTTGCCGCTGTCCGAGCTGTGCACCTGCTCCTTCAGGAACTGGGCGGTGGCCAGCGCGGAGGTCCAGATGTTCTCCTCGGGCACCTCCAGGCCGGAGGACGCCAGGCGGGCGGCCAGGTCACGCGGCGTGAAGATGGAGTTGTTGGTCAGGACGAGGAAGCGCTTGGAGGTGTCCACCCAGCGCTGGATCAGTTCCGCGGCTCCGGGGATGGCGTGATTCTCGTGAACCAGCACGCCGTCCATGTCGGTGAGCCAGCATTCGATCTCCTGACCGCTCCGGTGATTGCGCAAGGGACTGCGTTCGGCGTCGCTCATGATTCCTCCTCAGATGGGCCTGTCTCCACTCTACGTTCCGCCCCCGGTCTGAACAGAACGTGAAATCCGCGTCATGACTGGCGCGACAGCCCGGAATGTGGCGAAATTGGATAGAGTTCCCCAGTGAATCCAACGTCTTGATTTAATAGGTCTCATCACTCCTCCTCCTGAAAAGACTTCCCATGGACCCGAATAACGAATCTGAACAGCCGCCCACCGGCAGCACCCGCCCCCTGGACCCCCGGGATGTCCCCGGCCGGCCCGGCCAGAATCCGCAGCAGTACCCCGGCGGCCAGTACCCGGGTGCCCAGAACCAGGGTGCCCAGAACCAGGGCAACCCGTATCCCGGCCAGCAGAACCCGTACCCGGGAGGCGGACAGCAGCAGAACCCGTACCCGGGAGCCTCCTATCCCGGTCAAGGCCAGCAGCAGCCCTACCCCCAGCAGCCGGGCCAGCAGCAGCCGGGCCAGCAGCAGTCCTTCCAGGTGCACATCCCCGAAGAGGAGGACCACACGGTCCTTCGCAACGGGCTGCCGCCGGTGCCGCCGCCCCCGGCGTCCGGCAACCGCAAGACCCTGGCGATCGTGCTCGGCAGCATCGCCGCGGCACTCGTCGTGGTGCTCGTGGTCGTGTTCGCCTGGCTCGTGCCGGCGCTGTCCGGCAACAAGGAGCCGCGCGCCGTCGACACCGCCTCCCAGCAGAGCACCCCGGAATCCACCCCCGAGGAGACCCCGTCGGAGCAGCCCTCCGAGGAGCCGTCTCCCGAGGACACGGCCGCCCCGGTGGTCACCCCGCCGGCCGGCGCCATCCCGCTCCCGGAGGAGTGGAAGGTCTACAAGAGCCCGGACAACGCTCCGGTGGACGGCGACACGAAGTTCAGCCGTTTCGTCACGGGTGAGTCGAGCTTCGCCCGCCTGAAGGAATGGTCCACGGACGTCAGCCTCGGCATCACCAAGGATCCGGAGAGCGGCCAGGAGATGCAGCGGGCCGCCGCGGGCACCAACCAGCTCGACTCGGACGGGCTGTCAGTCGCGTTCTCCTTCTTCGCGGAATCCGAATCGCAGAAGTACGGCTCCGATCCAGCCAAGATCAAGGGCCTCATCAAGCAGCTGGAGACCAAGCTCGCCGGGATGTCGCAGGATCAGCTGGCCTCCGTGGTGGTCGGCCACAAGTGCGCCTCGGACTTCCGCACCACCAAGCCGGAGATCCGGTCCTTCCTCCGCGGCCT
The nucleotide sequence above comes from Arthrobacter woluwensis. Encoded proteins:
- the pyrE gene encoding orotate phosphoribosyltransferase, translating into MTALDAAAARARLLDLIKELAVVHGKVTLSSGKEADYYVDLRRITLHHEASRLVGQVMLQLLDDAGIEFETAGGLTMGADPVGTALMHAAGDAGRSIDAFVVRKAQKSYGMGRQVEGPGVDGRDVVVLEDTSTTGGSALTAIEGVRNAGGNVKAVAVIVDRNTGAKEKIEAEAGVPYLFAFSKDELGLD
- a CDS encoding alpha/beta fold hydrolase; this translates as MPGPDGPGTGRDDDGAARRRDLASLLRTAGRMRRFSRRSFLWLGGASAFLAADLAYTRAIAEQRRQTTILTLGDDAPGDAPPDAGWYLLPGFKTSWDEALFILTTLKPAIGRWGRMAAVGYSNLGLSVHDVVDAIAASTRVRGIRHVFLYGHSFGGMLAVQTAVLLWERHQIQVRFILLDSSPASRYDVLDQDSFGGVVYSYEQGVPIPTIVRGGYELGERIVNKHERTWRQILEQTAEQLSPLAPSSFLIQSEAAYVYDFDVRSLAERLSYTSLVFIGNPGDGTVDYYTARQGWRNAFPSQLLSSDIETRGAVPAHASPQWSPQVYHPILEQIMNRYFPL
- a CDS encoding phosphoribosyltransferase, with amino-acid sequence MANNLDDSGVDVLPEPEREVLTWDTFGDASRELAQTVVDSGFQPDVVVAIARGGLLLAGSIAYALGAKACGALNVEFYTGIGTVLPEPVVLPPMLDEGALSGKKVLLVDDVSDSGRTLAKVVDLIGDWGAEVKTVCLYTKPRTILAPDFEWRRTDKWITFPWSSLPPVEPTV
- a CDS encoding HAD-IIA family hydrolase, giving the protein MSDAERSPLRNHRSGQEIECWLTDMDGVLVHENHAIPGAAELIQRWVDTSKRFLVLTNNSIFTPRDLAARLASSGLEVPEENIWTSALATAQFLKEQVHSSDSGNRAYTIGEAGLTTALHEAGFILTDQDPDFVVLGETRTYSFEAITMAIRLILAGARFIATNPDATGPSKEGPMPATGAIAALITKATGREPYIVGKPNPMMFRSAMNRIDAHSETTAMIGDRMDTDIVAGMEAGLHTVLVLSGITRSDEISSYPFRPNQVLTSVAALVDQI